One genomic segment of Pseudomonadota bacterium includes these proteins:
- a CDS encoding carboxyl transferase domain-containing protein, with product MPVLESKVDRKSAEFAANEAALRGLVAQLRARQAQVGAGGGEAARAKHVARGKLLPRDRVEMLLDPGTPFLELSPLAAFGMYGDESPGAGIITGIGRIAGRQCVIVCNDATVKGGTYYPITIKKHLRAQRVAEENRLPCVYLVDSGGAHLPSQDEVFPDADHFGRIFYNQANMSAAGIPQIAVVMGSCTAGGAYVPAMSDESIIVRNQGTIFLGGPPLVKAATGEVVSAEELGGGEVHAKISGVVDHLAENDSHALGIARGIVARVPGGESGENAPRVLPTFPTRHPLYPPEELYGIVSADARKPFDVREIIARIVDGSELDEWKAYFGTTLVTGFARIHGMPVGILANNGILFSESAQKGAHFIELCCQRKIPLVFLQNITGFMVGKKYENEGIARHGAKMVMAVACARVPKFTVIVGGSFGAGNYGMCGRAYAPRFLWTWPNSRIGVMGGEQAANVLATVRRDSIEAKGGAWSAGEEDAFKAPIRAQYEEQGNPYYATARLWDDGVIDPVDTRMCLALGLAIANQQPIPETRFGVFRM from the coding sequence ATGCCGGTGCTCGAATCCAAAGTCGATAGGAAAAGCGCGGAATTCGCGGCCAATGAGGCGGCCTTGCGTGGCCTGGTGGCGCAATTGCGGGCACGGCAGGCGCAGGTCGGCGCGGGGGGCGGCGAAGCGGCTCGCGCCAAACACGTGGCGCGCGGGAAATTGCTGCCCCGCGATCGGGTCGAGATGCTGCTCGATCCGGGCACTCCGTTCCTCGAGCTCTCGCCGCTCGCCGCCTTCGGCATGTACGGCGACGAGTCGCCGGGCGCCGGCATCATCACCGGCATCGGCCGCATCGCCGGCCGTCAATGCGTGATCGTCTGCAACGATGCGACCGTCAAGGGTGGTACCTACTACCCGATCACGATCAAGAAGCACCTGCGCGCCCAGCGCGTGGCCGAGGAGAACCGGCTGCCGTGTGTCTACCTGGTCGATTCGGGCGGCGCGCACCTGCCGAGCCAGGACGAAGTGTTCCCCGATGCGGATCATTTCGGCCGCATCTTCTACAACCAGGCCAACATGTCTGCCGCCGGCATCCCGCAGATCGCGGTGGTCATGGGTTCCTGCACCGCCGGCGGCGCCTACGTGCCCGCGATGAGCGATGAATCCATCATCGTGCGCAACCAGGGCACCATCTTCCTCGGCGGGCCGCCGCTGGTGAAGGCAGCCACCGGCGAGGTAGTTAGCGCCGAGGAACTCGGTGGCGGCGAAGTCCACGCGAAGATCTCGGGCGTGGTCGACCACCTGGCCGAAAACGACAGCCATGCACTCGGAATCGCGCGCGGGATCGTGGCGAGGGTGCCGGGTGGGGAAAGTGGGGAGAACGCGCCGCGCGTTCTCCCCACTTTCCCCACCCGGCACCCTCTCTATCCGCCCGAAGAGCTGTACGGCATCGTGTCGGCCGATGCGCGCAAGCCATTCGATGTGCGCGAGATCATCGCGCGCATCGTCGACGGCAGCGAGCTCGACGAGTGGAAGGCGTATTTCGGCACCACGCTGGTCACCGGATTCGCGCGCATTCACGGCATGCCGGTCGGCATCCTCGCCAACAACGGCATCCTGTTCTCCGAGTCCGCGCAAAAGGGCGCGCATTTCATCGAGCTGTGCTGCCAGCGCAAGATCCCGCTGGTGTTCCTGCAGAACATCACCGGCTTCATGGTCGGAAAAAAATATGAGAACGAAGGCATCGCCCGCCACGGCGCCAAGATGGTGATGGCGGTGGCCTGCGCGCGCGTGCCGAAATTCACCGTCATCGTGGGCGGCAGTTTCGGCGCGGGAAATTACGGCATGTGCGGTCGCGCCTACGCGCCGCGTTTCCTGTGGACCTGGCCCAATTCGCGCATCGGCGTCATGGGCGGCGAGCAGGCGGCGAACGTGCTAGCGACGGTGCGGCGCGATTCCATCGAAGCCAAGGGCGGCGCCTGGAGCGCCGGCGAGGAAGATGCGTTCAAGGCGCCGATTCGCGCCCAGTACGAGGAACAGGGCAATCCGTACTACGCTACCGCGCGGCTCTGGGACGACGGCGTGATCGATCCGGTGGATACGCGGATGTGCCTGGCACTGGGGCTCGCCATAGCCAATCAACAGCCGATCCCGGAGACGCGGTTCGGCGTCTTCAGGATGTAA
- a CDS encoding isovaleryl-CoA dehydrogenase, with product MSIFDRCDFDFGLGEVIDEVRSHARRFARERIAPRAEEIDRSNEFPRDLWPAMGEAGLLGITIPERWGGANLGYLAHIVVMEEISRASGSVGLSYGAHSNLCMNQIALNATDAQRDRYLPKLVSGEHVGALAMSEPGAGSDVVSMQLKAEQRGDAYALTGRKMWITNGPDAEVLVVYARTDAAAGARGITAFIVEKGQPGFSTAQKLDKLGMRGSSTCELVFENCVVSAANVLGELNGGVRVLMKGLDYERAVLGGGPLGLMAAALDLVLPYIHERKQFGQPVGTFELMQAKVADMYATLNAARAYSYAIGRACDAGRCSRQDAAAAILFGAEAATQNCLQAIQALGGNGYINDYAAGRLLRDAKLYEIGAGTQEIRRMLIGREIYEATS from the coding sequence ATGAGTATTTTTGACCGCTGCGATTTCGATTTCGGACTCGGCGAAGTCATCGACGAGGTGCGCAGCCACGCGCGCCGCTTCGCGCGCGAACGCATCGCGCCGCGCGCGGAGGAAATCGACCGCAGCAATGAATTCCCGCGCGACCTCTGGCCGGCCATGGGCGAGGCCGGCCTGCTGGGCATCACCATCCCCGAGCGCTGGGGCGGCGCCAACCTTGGTTACCTCGCCCACATCGTCGTGATGGAAGAGATCTCGCGCGCTTCCGGCTCGGTGGGCCTGTCGTACGGCGCGCACTCCAATCTGTGCATGAACCAGATCGCCCTGAACGCCACCGATGCGCAGCGCGACCGCTATCTACCGAAACTGGTCTCGGGCGAACACGTCGGCGCCCTGGCGATGTCCGAGCCCGGCGCCGGGTCGGACGTCGTCAGCATGCAGCTGAAAGCAGAGCAACGCGGCGACGCCTACGCCCTCACCGGCCGCAAGATGTGGATCACCAACGGCCCGGATGCCGAGGTGCTGGTCGTGTATGCCAGGACCGATGCCGCCGCCGGCGCGCGTGGCATCACGGCGTTCATCGTCGAGAAAGGTCAGCCGGGATTTTCGACCGCGCAGAAGCTCGACAAACTCGGCATGCGCGGCTCGTCCACCTGCGAACTGGTGTTCGAGAACTGCGTGGTCTCCGCTGCAAACGTGCTCGGCGAGTTGAACGGCGGCGTCCGCGTATTGATGAAGGGGCTTGACTACGAACGCGCCGTGCTCGGTGGTGGGCCGCTCGGTTTGATGGCCGCAGCGCTCGATCTCGTGCTGCCCTACATCCATGAGCGCAAACAGTTCGGCCAGCCCGTCGGCACGTTCGAATTGATGCAGGCGAAGGTCGCCGACATGTACGCCACGCTCAATGCCGCGCGCGCGTATTCGTATGCCATCGGCCGCGCCTGCGACGCCGGGCGGTGCTCGCGCCAGGACGCCGCCGCCGCCATCCTGTTCGGCGCCGAGGCGGCCACGCAGAACTGCCTGCAGGCCATCCAGGCGCTTGGCGGCAACGGCTACATCAACGATTACGCCGCGGGGCGTCTGTTACGCGACGCCAAGCTCTATGAAATCGGCGCGGGCACGCAGGAAATCCGCCGCATGCTGATCGGCCGCGAGATCTACGAGGCAACCTCGTGA